The proteins below come from a single Asanoa ferruginea genomic window:
- the rpsG gene encoding 30S ribosomal protein S7, with protein sequence MPRKGPAPRRPLVADPVYNSPLVTQLVNKILMRGKRQLAERIVYGALEGAREKSGGTDPVVILKRAMDNVKPAIEVKSRRVGGATYQVPIEVRTPRQTTLGLRWLVQYSKARREKTMIERLMNELLDASNGLGAAVKRREDTHKMAESNKAFAHYRW encoded by the coding sequence ATGCCGCGTAAGGGCCCCGCTCCGCGCCGTCCGCTGGTCGCGGACCCGGTTTACAACTCGCCGCTGGTCACCCAGCTGGTCAACAAGATCCTGATGCGCGGCAAGCGTCAGCTCGCCGAGCGCATCGTGTACGGCGCTCTCGAAGGCGCCCGTGAGAAGAGCGGCGGCACCGATCCCGTCGTCATCCTCAAGCGCGCGATGGACAACGTGAAGCCGGCCATCGAGGTGAAGAGCCGCCGCGTCGGTGGCGCCACCTACCAGGTGCCGATCGAGGTGCGCACCCCGCGCCAGACCACCCTTGGTCTGCGCTGGCTGGTGCAGTACTCGAAGGCCCGCCGGGAGAAGACCATGATCGAGCGGCTGATGAACGAGTTGCTCGACGCCAGCAACGGTCTCGGTGCCGCCGTGAAGCGGCGCGAGGACACGCACAAGATGGCGGAGTCCAACAAGGCCTTCGCTCACTACCGGTGGTAA
- the fusA gene encoding elongation factor G, with product MAAADALAKTRNIGIMAHIDAGKTTTTERILFYTGITYKIGEVHEGAAVMDWMEQEQERGITITSAATKCEWKGHTIQIIDTPGHVDFTVEVERSLRVLDGAVAVYDGVAGVEPQTENVWRQADKYNVPRMCFVNKLDRTGADFFRCVQMMIDRLNATPLVLQIPIGNEADFIGVVDLLGMRALTWRGETQKGDDYAIEEIPAELADQAAEWREKLIETLADVDDEITEKYLEGVELTVDDLKAGIRRATIAGKGNPVLTGSAFKNKGVQPMLDAVVDFLPSPLDVPAIEGVATDGETPLLRKPSNSEPFAGLAFKIQTDKHLGKLTYVRVYSGTLDSGSPVINSTKDRKERIGKIYQMHANKREERPTAQAGDIIAVQGLKQTTTGDTLCDPANPVILESMTFPEPVISVAIEPKTKSDQEKLGTAIQRLAEEDPTFRVRNDEETGQTVISGMGELHLDILVDRMRREFNVEANVGKPQVAYRETIRRKVEKVEYTHKKQTGGSGQYARVIVSLEPLPLDNDAPTYEFANAVSGGRIPREFIPSVDAGAQDAMQYGILAGYPLVGLKLTLLDGQYHEVDSSEMAFKIAGSMVLKEAARKADPALLEPMMAVEVTTPEENMGDVIGDLNSRRGIIQAMEERSGARVVRALVPLSEMFGYVGDLRSKTQGRASYSMQFDSYAEVPQNVAKEIIAKATGE from the coding sequence GTGGCCGCCGCAGACGCGCTCGCCAAGACTCGCAACATTGGCATCATGGCGCACATCGACGCTGGTAAGACCACGACCACCGAGCGGATCCTGTTCTACACCGGCATCACCTACAAGATCGGTGAAGTCCACGAGGGCGCTGCCGTCATGGACTGGATGGAGCAGGAGCAGGAGCGGGGCATCACGATCACTTCCGCTGCCACGAAGTGCGAGTGGAAGGGCCACACGATCCAGATCATCGACACGCCCGGCCACGTCGACTTCACGGTCGAGGTCGAGCGGTCGCTGCGGGTCCTCGACGGCGCGGTTGCGGTTTACGACGGCGTCGCCGGTGTGGAGCCCCAGACCGAGAACGTCTGGCGCCAGGCCGACAAATACAACGTCCCGCGGATGTGCTTCGTCAACAAGCTCGACCGCACCGGTGCCGACTTCTTCCGCTGCGTGCAGATGATGATCGACCGGCTCAACGCGACCCCGCTGGTCCTCCAGATCCCGATCGGCAACGAGGCTGACTTCATCGGCGTCGTCGACCTGCTCGGGATGCGCGCCCTCACCTGGCGTGGCGAGACCCAGAAGGGCGACGACTACGCGATCGAGGAGATCCCGGCCGAGCTCGCCGACCAGGCCGCCGAGTGGCGCGAGAAGCTCATCGAGACTCTCGCCGACGTCGACGACGAGATCACCGAGAAATACCTCGAGGGTGTCGAGCTCACCGTCGACGACCTGAAGGCCGGCATCCGCCGTGCCACGATCGCGGGCAAGGGCAACCCGGTCCTGACCGGTTCGGCCTTCAAGAACAAGGGCGTCCAGCCCATGCTCGACGCGGTCGTCGACTTCCTTCCCTCGCCGCTGGACGTTCCGGCGATCGAGGGCGTGGCCACCGACGGTGAGACCCCGCTGCTGCGCAAGCCGTCGAACTCGGAGCCCTTCGCGGGCCTCGCGTTCAAGATCCAGACGGACAAGCACCTGGGCAAGCTCACCTACGTCCGGGTCTACTCCGGCACGCTCGACTCGGGTTCTCCGGTCATAAACTCGACCAAGGACCGCAAGGAGCGCATCGGCAAGATCTACCAGATGCACGCCAACAAGCGTGAGGAGCGGCCAACCGCGCAGGCGGGTGACATCATCGCCGTGCAGGGTCTCAAGCAGACCACCACCGGTGACACCCTCTGCGACCCGGCCAACCCGGTCATTCTGGAGTCGATGACGTTCCCGGAGCCGGTCATCTCGGTGGCGATCGAGCCGAAGACCAAGTCCGACCAGGAGAAGCTGGGCACCGCGATCCAGCGCCTCGCCGAGGAAGACCCGACCTTCCGGGTCCGCAACGACGAGGAGACCGGTCAGACGGTCATCTCCGGGATGGGCGAGCTTCACCTCGACATCCTGGTCGACCGGATGCGGCGTGAGTTCAACGTCGAGGCCAACGTCGGCAAGCCGCAGGTGGCCTACCGCGAGACCATCCGCCGCAAAGTGGAGAAGGTCGAATACACCCACAAGAAGCAGACGGGTGGCTCCGGCCAATACGCGCGGGTCATCGTCAGCCTCGAGCCGTTGCCGCTCGACAACGACGCACCGACCTACGAGTTCGCCAACGCCGTCAGCGGCGGCCGCATCCCGCGGGAGTTCATCCCGTCCGTGGACGCGGGCGCGCAGGACGCCATGCAATACGGCATCCTCGCCGGCTACCCGTTGGTGGGCCTCAAGCTGACCCTGCTCGACGGTCAATACCACGAGGTCGACTCGTCGGAAATGGCGTTCAAGATCGCCGGTTCGATGGTGCTGAAGGAGGCGGCCCGCAAGGCCGACCCGGCACTGCTCGAGCCGATGATGGCGGTCGAGGTCACCACGCCCGAGGAAAACATGGGCGACGTGATCGGCGACCTCAACTCCCGGCGGGGCATCATCCAGGCGATGGAGGAGCGCAGCGGCGCTCGCGTC